A region from the Xiphias gladius isolate SHS-SW01 ecotype Sanya breed wild chromosome 20, ASM1685928v1, whole genome shotgun sequence genome encodes:
- the naif1 gene encoding nuclear apoptosis-inducing factor 1: MASVAKKRKMNFSEREVEIIVEEIEKQKHTLVNHFNAGVTHMAKNNAWVDILKKVNAVTTCPRELPEVKKKWSDMKTEVRRKVAQARAAIEGTSTDCTPVPVILTAMQQRICNLLGEATIISLPAGDSDAEITLPVTVNSATTVTLAETGSGTVCDEAKPLNAETTYHTLEDGGVVEYCTTTVSDSTPTVVAAVEAPVEMLASSSASPPPPQGHAKPQELKSRIALNSARLLQEQRVTNVHIRQIAQHLEGQNELLQMMRRSQEAQAFAQERQAQALEGTQAALLALVQMLRPALKDLRKFLQNGTEVANPSSSAAGGMTDGSGTEDQSRPQTPPPPPQQAETQ, translated from the exons ATGGCATCGGTGgcgaaaaagagaaaaatgaatttctcggagagagaggtggaaatTATTGTGGAAGAAATAgagaaacaaaagcacacactgGTTAACCACTTCAATGCTGGAGTCACCCACATGGCAAAGAATAACGCGTGGGTGGACATCCTGAAAAAGGTGAACGCAGTCACCACCTGTCCCAGAGAGTTGCCCGAGGTGAAAAAGAAGTGGTCTGACATGAAGACAGAGGTCCGGCGGAAAGTGGCCCAGGCGCGGGCTGCTATAGAGGGGACCTCAACTGACTGCACTCCAGTTCCCGTCATCCTCACTGCTATGCAGCAGAGGATCTGTAACCTCCTGGGGGAGGCCACCATCATCAGTTTACCTGCAGGAGACTCGGATGCAGAGATAACTTTACCTGTTACAGTGAACAGCGCCACCACGGTCACTTTAGCAGAGA CTGGCTCAGGTACAGTCTGTGATGAAGCAAAGCCACTGAatg CTGAAACAACTTACCACACCCTAGAGGATGGAGGCGTGGTAGAATATTGCACCACCACTGTAAGTGATTCCACTCCCACTGTGGTGGCGGCTGTCGAGGCTCCAGTAGAGATGCTGGCCTCGTCTTCAGCTTCCCCGCCTCCTCCTCAGGGTCACGCTAAACCTCAGGAGCTGAAGAGCCGCATTGCCCTCAACTCCGCCCGCCTGCTGCAGGAGCAGAGAGTCACCAATGTCCACATTCGACAGATTGCCCAGCACTTGGAGGGTCAGAACGAGCTGCTGCAGATGATGCGGCGCTCCCAGGAGGCTCAGGCTTTCGCCCAGGAAAGACAGGCCCAGGCCTTGGAAGGTACGCAGGCTGCCCTGCTTGCATTAGTGCAGATGCTCAGGCCTGCTCTGAAAGACCTGCGCAAATTCCTGCAGAATGGGACAGAGGTCGCAAACCccagcagctcagcagcaggAGGAATGACTGATGGGTCAGGAACAGAGGACCAAAGCAGGCCCCaaacaccaccacctcctccacagCAAGCTGAGACACAATAG